The following proteins come from a genomic window of Malus domestica chromosome 02, GDT2T_hap1:
- the LOC108174923 gene encoding MATH domain and coiled-coil domain-containing protein At3g58370-like isoform X2 produces MEKIREGNQNQLVSGTLKWRIENFSKMDKEKLYSQVFVVGGSKWRMLLCQGWKDTNLAEQLSLYLGVGDVSTLPKEWSRFAHFSMTLVNQLDTKNSKTWPPKGSVPQEFNEINSEWGFTSFMPISELYDKSAGYLVNDVCIVEANLNFPIKVEHQGTDAQGSGQVHTEPPVASPTDPSLARALGEVPNTTIEELVDFRGLGQIEKVFVPLLEGVCNSHPELIVCMHKRSQKYSECAFTALGRLLHFLKTTKVKDMTLDACNRLELLWEELESFKFDLAWLKPHVESAFDMTRFVHKAGRLKRLRDDVEALANELKRRRAALAATTIDHAVVKKHLTKAEQDINGIDMDGPLGYGI; encoded by the exons ATGGAGAAGATTAGAGAGGGGAATCAGAACCAACTTGTATCTGGGACATTGAAATGGAGAATCGAGAACTTCTCTAAGATGGACAAGGAGAAACTTTACTCTCAAGTTTTTGTCGTCGGTGGTTCTAAGTG GCGGATGCTTTTATGTCAAGGGTGGAAGGACACAAATCTTGCAGAGCAGTTGTCTTTGTATTTGGGTGTTGGAGATGTTTCGACATTGCCAAAGGAGTGGAGTAGATTTGCCCATTTTAGCATGACCCTGGTCAATCAACTTGACACCAAGAACTCCAAAACATGGCCTCCAAAGG GTAGTGTTCCCCAAGAGTTCAATGAAATCAACAGTGAGTGGGGCTTCACATCATTCATGCCTATCAGCGAGCTTTATGACAAAAGTGCTGGTTATCTTGTCAATGATGTATGTATTGTTGAAGCCAATCTTAATTTCCCAATCAAGGTTGAACACCAAGGAACAG ATGCACAAGGTTCGGGACAAGTTCACACTGAGCCCCCAGTCGCTAGCCCTACTGACCCTTCCCTAGCCCGGGCACTTGGAGAAGTCCCAAACACCACAATTGAAGAGCTTGTGGATTTTAGGGGTTTAGGGCAAATAGAGAAAGTTTTTGTGCCACTGCTAGAGGGAGTCTGTAACTCGCATCCTGAGCTGATTGTCTGTATGCATAAAAGAAGTCAGAAATATTCAGAATGTGCATTCACAGCTTTGGGTCGGCTTCTGCATTTTCTGAAAACTACAAAGGTAAAGGATATGACCCTGGATGCTTGTAACCGCCTTGAACTTCTGTGGGAGGAGCTTGAGAGCTTCAAGTTTGATTTGGCATGGTTGAAGCCTCATGTTGAATCTGCATTCGATATGACAAGGTTTGTACATAAGGCAGGCAGATTGAAGAGGCTGAGAGATGATGTGGAGGCTTTGGCGAATGAACTGAAAAGGCGGAGGGCTGCACTAGCTGCTACAACGATTGATCATGCAGTAGTGAAAAAACACTTGACAAAGGCAGAGCAAGACATCAATGGGATTGACATGGATGGCCCGTTAGGGTATGGCATTTAG
- the LOC108174923 gene encoding MATH domain and coiled-coil domain-containing protein At3g58370-like isoform X1, whose amino-acid sequence MEKIREGNQNQLVSGTLKWRIENFSKMDKEKLYSQVFVVGGSKWRMLLCQGWKDTNLAEQLSLYLGVGDVSTLPKEWSRFAHFSMTLVNQLDTKNSKTWPPKGSVPQEFNEINSEWGFTSFMPISELYDKSAGYLVNDVCIVEANLNFPIKVEHQGTEPNAPCSELLFAPFQDAQGSGQVHTEPPVASPTDPSLARALGEVPNTTIEELVDFRGLGQIEKVFVPLLEGVCNSHPELIVCMHKRSQKYSECAFTALGRLLHFLKTTKVKDMTLDACNRLELLWEELESFKFDLAWLKPHVESAFDMTRFVHKAGRLKRLRDDVEALANELKRRRAALAATTIDHAVVKKHLTKAEQDINGIDMDGPLGYGI is encoded by the exons ATGGAGAAGATTAGAGAGGGGAATCAGAACCAACTTGTATCTGGGACATTGAAATGGAGAATCGAGAACTTCTCTAAGATGGACAAGGAGAAACTTTACTCTCAAGTTTTTGTCGTCGGTGGTTCTAAGTG GCGGATGCTTTTATGTCAAGGGTGGAAGGACACAAATCTTGCAGAGCAGTTGTCTTTGTATTTGGGTGTTGGAGATGTTTCGACATTGCCAAAGGAGTGGAGTAGATTTGCCCATTTTAGCATGACCCTGGTCAATCAACTTGACACCAAGAACTCCAAAACATGGCCTCCAAAGG GTAGTGTTCCCCAAGAGTTCAATGAAATCAACAGTGAGTGGGGCTTCACATCATTCATGCCTATCAGCGAGCTTTATGACAAAAGTGCTGGTTATCTTGTCAATGATGTATGTATTGTTGAAGCCAATCTTAATTTCCCAATCAAGGTTGAACACCAAGGAACAG AACCTAACGCGCCATGCTCTGAACTGTTGTTTGCCCCCTTCCAAGATGCACAAGGTTCGGGACAAGTTCACACTGAGCCCCCAGTCGCTAGCCCTACTGACCCTTCCCTAGCCCGGGCACTTGGAGAAGTCCCAAACACCACAATTGAAGAGCTTGTGGATTTTAGGGGTTTAGGGCAAATAGAGAAAGTTTTTGTGCCACTGCTAGAGGGAGTCTGTAACTCGCATCCTGAGCTGATTGTCTGTATGCATAAAAGAAGTCAGAAATATTCAGAATGTGCATTCACAGCTTTGGGTCGGCTTCTGCATTTTCTGAAAACTACAAAGGTAAAGGATATGACCCTGGATGCTTGTAACCGCCTTGAACTTCTGTGGGAGGAGCTTGAGAGCTTCAAGTTTGATTTGGCATGGTTGAAGCCTCATGTTGAATCTGCATTCGATATGACAAGGTTTGTACATAAGGCAGGCAGATTGAAGAGGCTGAGAGATGATGTGGAGGCTTTGGCGAATGAACTGAAAAGGCGGAGGGCTGCACTAGCTGCTACAACGATTGATCATGCAGTAGTGAAAAAACACTTGACAAAGGCAGAGCAAGACATCAATGGGATTGACATGGATGGCCCGTTAGGGTATGGCATTTAG
- the LOC103410624 gene encoding MATH domain and coiled-coil domain-containing protein At3g58270-like, giving the protein MNIKKAGEEIVSETFTWLIENFSKLQTGKNYSDVFTIAGFKWRMLIWPKGNKVKSEMQFSVYLCAPIASTLEPGWARSADFSLSVVNQLDSTKTITKVTKGCIKEFKENSREWGFKSFMPLSELYDISAGSLVNDTCIVEAKLNVSIKTGDQGSNVSASLEHSGKELSTVNSVQAADSSPAAKTPRSEFQHTPSSEKVCTTPADDGPTDPSLVKELGEVPTNLTGELMEFRGLGQIKKAFVPLLEEVCSLHPSLIECLHKRNRKVVECAFTALGGVLHFLKTARVKDMTKDGSALLQSLWEDVQMFTFDLAWLEPHVRSALAMKQHLERARRVKRLREDMDLLGNELKRKRAAIAITEVDFKETKRDLEKEEEGFVAIDIDSQLGYGTH; this is encoded by the exons atGAACATCAAGAAGGCAGGGGAAGAGATTGTGTCTGAGACATTCACATGGCTGATCGAAAACTTCTCTAAGCTCCAGACCGGCAAGAATTACTCCGACGTTTTCACCATCGCTGGTTTCAAAtg GAGGATGCTTATATGGCCGAAGGGCAACAAAGTAAAATCCGAAATGCAGTTCTCCGTGTACTTGTGTGCTCCAATTGCTTCAACTTTGGAACCTGGTTGGGCTAGATCTGCCGATTTCAGCTTGAGTGTGGTCAATCAACTGGACAGCACCAAGACAATCACGAAGGTTACGAAGG GATGTATAAAAGAGTTCAAAGAAAACAGCAGGGAGTGGGGCTTCAAATCGTTCATGCCTCTCAGTGAGCTTTATGACATCAGTGCAGGTTCTCTTGTGAATGATACATGTATTGTCGAAGCCAAGCTTAATGTCTCAATCAAGACTGGAGACCAAGGAAGTAATGTTTCTGCAAGTTTGGAGCACTCAGGGAAAGAACTTTCCACTGTGAATTCTGTTCAAGCTGCAGACTCTTCACCGGCGGCTAAGACACCACGTTCTGAATTCCAGCATACGCCAAGTTCTGAAAAAGTTTGCACTACGCCAGCTGATGATGGCCCTACTGACCCTTCTCTGGTCAAGGAACTCGGGGAAGTGCCCACCAACCTAACGGGTGAGCTTATGGAATTTAGGGGCTTAGGACAAATCAAGAAAGCTTTTGTTCCGCTGCTGGAGGAAGTTTGTTCGTTGCATCCTTCATTGATTGAGTGCCTACATAAGAGAAATCGTAAGGTTGTTGAATGCGCGTTCACAGCTTTAGGGGGAGTCTTGCATTTCCTCAAGACTGCGAGGGTCAAGGATATGACTAAGGATGGCTCTGCACTCCTTCAAAGCTTATGGGAGGATGTTCAGATGTTCACATTTGACTTGGCGTGGCTGGAGCCTCATGTTCGATCAGCTTTGGCCATGAAGCAGCACCTGGAAAGGGCAAGGAGAGTGAAAAGACTGAGAGAAGATATGGATCTATTGGGTAATGAGTTGAAGAGGAAGCGCGCTGCGATAGCTATTACAGAGGTGGATTTTAAGGAAACGAAAAGAGACTtggaaaaggaggaagagggctTCGTTGCAATAGATATTGATAGCCAGCTGGGTTATGGAACTCATTAG